The Thunnus albacares chromosome 21, fThuAlb1.1, whole genome shotgun sequence genome window below encodes:
- the LOC122972674 gene encoding death-associated protein 1, with the protein MSSPPKEKVETKGGHLPAVKAGGMRIVQKHQVAAAATPEPPQKDDEEEYVSSSPPKAPVIVSGVVTKGDKDFTPAAAQVAHQKPQPGIPKLPPTQHINQHIHQPRK; encoded by the exons ATGTCGTCGCCGCCGAAGGAGAAAGTCGAAACCAAAGGGGGACACCTCCCTGCAG taaAGGCCGGAGGTATGAGGATAGTGCAGAAGCACCAggtggctgctgctgccacccCGGAACCACCGCAGAAAGATGACGAGGAGGAGTACGTGAGcagcag tcCACCAAAGGCCCCCGTGATTGTATCTGGAGTGGTTACAAAG GGTGACAAGGACTTCACCCCTGCAGCTGCCCAGGTGGCCCACCAAAAGCCCCAGCCTGGTATCCCCAAGCTGCCCCCCACCCAGCACATCAACCAGCACATCCACCAGCCTCGCAAGTGA